The genome window GGCGGCGCGCTGACGCAGGCGGGCGTCCCCGCAGCGCCGGCCCCGCATCTCGCGGAAGCGCTCCTGGCGGACCACCCCTTGTGGGAGCCGGCTGAATGGGCGCTTCCTGCCGCCTCGCCGCTCTCCGGCAGCCAGGAGCCCTTCCTCGGAATCCTGCACTGTGACGGGTACATGAGCCCGCGGTGCGGAACCCGCCTCGCCCAGGGCATCACCCGAGAGCAGAGCAACCGCCTGGCCCGCGCACTCGGCACCTGGCCCGTCTGAACGGCCCCAACCGGGGGACGGCTTGAGAACTTGTAGCGCCTGGGAATCTTGACGCACGTCATGGTCCCATTTGTCACCACGGTCAGGACACCGCCTGAGACGGCAGAGCAGTTCCGGCGCTGGCACCAGGAGGAGGGGCCGCTGACCATCCCGGTCCTGGCCATCGGCGGCGAGTACAGCACCGGCACCGCCCCGGCGGAGGACATGCGCAAGGTCGCCACCGACGTCACCGGAGTGGTCATCCCCGGCTCCGGTCCTTCCTGGCCGAAGAGGTTCCGCAGCCCCTGACGAAGGCGCTGCTGGACTTCCTGCTCTTAAATGGCAGGGGAGGAGCCGCCCCCCGGTAGCACCACCGCGGATGGTGACCGCGGCCGCACGGGCCGACGGTCACCACCCGCTGCCGCTGTCTTCTCAGGTCGCCGAAAGGTGGGCGGATCAACGCAGTCCGGCGAAGAGGTCGTTCTCGGGCACGGCCGCACCGGTGGTGTCCTGGACACGCACGAAGGTCTCGACGCCCATCAACTCGGTGAACCTGCTCTGGCCCATCTTGAGGAAGAAGATGTTCTCGCCCTGGCTGGCGTGCGCGGCCAGGGCGTCGAACTTCTGACCGCCGAACGCGGTGGTGTCCACCCAGGTGGTGATCTCCTCGTCGGGTAGTCCGATCTCCGCCAGCGCGGCGGCCTCGGCAGGATCCGGCTCCTGCCAGTCCGCACCGAACTCGCGCATGACCTCCCCGAACCGCTGCATCATCGAGCGGGGCGCCGTTGTCCAGTACACCTTCGGTATCGGCGCGGTCATCGCCAGCGCCGCCATCGTGATGCGGTGTGCCTGGATGTGGTCGGGGTGGCCGTAGAAGCCGTTCTCGTCATAGGTGACGACCACATCGGGTTGGTAGCGGCGCAAGAGTTCCGCGAGTCGGGCAGCGCCCTCCTCCACGGGTGTCTGCCAGAAGGATCCGGGAGCGTCGTTGGTCGGCCAGCCCATCATCCCGGAGTCGGCGTAGTCCAGCATCTCCAGATGACTGATCTTCAGAATCTCGCAGCTTGACTCAAGTTCTTGACGCCGCATCAACGCGACGGCCGCCGGATCGTGCCCGGGCTCGCCCGGCTTGACACCCCCCGGTCCGTCACCGCAACTGCCGTCGGTGCACGTCACCAGCACCGTGCGGATGCCCTCCGCCGCATACCGTGCGAGGACACCTCCCGTTCCAGTGGCCTCATCGTCGGGGTGAGCGTGCACCGCCATCAGTGTCAAGGGCCGGTCATTCATGAAAAAGTCCTCCTGTGTGAAATGGCCTCGGTCTAAGT of Streptomyces cynarae contains these proteins:
- a CDS encoding PIG-L family deacetylase codes for the protein MNDRPLTLMAVHAHPDDEATGTGGVLARYAAEGIRTVLVTCTDGSCGDGPGGVKPGEPGHDPAAVALMRRQELESSCEILKISHLEMLDYADSGMMGWPTNDAPGSFWQTPVEEGAARLAELLRRYQPDVVVTYDENGFYGHPDHIQAHRITMAALAMTAPIPKVYWTTAPRSMMQRFGEVMREFGADWQEPDPAEAAALAEIGLPDEEITTWVDTTAFGGQKFDALAAHASQGENIFFLKMGQSRFTELMGVETFVRVQDTTGAAVPENDLFAGLR